From the genome of Triticum aestivum cultivar Chinese Spring chromosome 3B, IWGSC CS RefSeq v2.1, whole genome shotgun sequence, one region includes:
- the LOC123065134 gene encoding uncharacterized protein codes for MEIHKEGAQQGRAPEAAEAPEQWRGAVEAPLPGTPAGAAWAHVASFFSAHLYLPGIDVCERVSGASSEEDEDGRLVITPGCVRHVASSAAGLWAREELLEADHAARRLRYAVVDSNMGFGRYVATLRVLDLDGGEGGCMISWAFECDAVKSEGWSEAALVARLGASVKGMAERVQQLAAVAQ; via the coding sequence ATGGAGATCCACAAGGAGGGTGCGCAGCAAGGGCGGGCACCGGAGGCTGCGGAGGCGCCGGAGCAGTGGCGTGGCGCCGTGGAGGCCCCGCTGCCGGGCACGCCGGCGGGCGCCGCGTGGGCTCATGTCGCCAGCTTCTTCTCCGCGCACCTCTACCTGCCGGGCATCGACGTGTGCGAGCGCGTATCGGGAGCCAGCAGCGAGGAGGACGAAGATGGCAGGCTGGTGATCACCCCCGGCTGCGTCcggcacgtggcctcgagcgccGCGGGGCTGTGGGCGCGCGAGGAGCTGCTGGAGGCAGACCACGCCGCGCGGCGCCTCCGCTACGCCGTCGTCGACAGCAACATGGGGTTCGGCCGCTACGTCGCCACGCTCCGCGTCCTGGACCTCGACGGCGGCGAAGGCGGGTGCATGATCTCGTGGGCGTTCGAGTGCGACGCCGTGAAGAGCGAGGGGTGGAGCGAGGCGGCGCTCGTGGCGCGCCTCGGCGCCAGCGTCAAGGGCATGGCCGAGAGGGTGCAACAGCTGGCCGCGGTAGCTCAGTAG